A genomic stretch from Triplophysa dalaica isolate WHDGS20190420 unplaced genomic scaffold, ASM1584641v1 Contig19, whole genome shotgun sequence includes:
- the LOC130417132 gene encoding uncharacterized protein LOC130417132 translates to MVHRATVLVLLVLVRTSAVLGQPQILLLVETRSDAIRKPVVSEDSETDHMMPQNEYEEDLNKLKNSQAVFNDYENTGYDRGHLYPNSYRCRPERSVTYTLTNVAPMDACFNRIQWKIWEGYLKSFLDAFFNDIDDAEVYIITGTVPGNDKIPQSEKRVTVPSHIWTAVCYNHKDNVTKFFPFGFLGINKPEFNIKLMSVSEMNKKLDELYEQSTPSVQIFHDNCFSDKPASDNAIQEFLKRIKLPEDQRLQMSEDAQNNLFALQNIISSDNNSPSTSMPQITQLTATLTYESLSSYFKSTERNKRKIKTACVISDDKKSRRSDKCHDLWKRQVSEGSESVECQLVPEKSFDKKTAADGSPCISYTDNSYRCTCSTEGGQNKPCCSTPCLYQDSLNDYLCYSGGTQIQCSPQYSLIATAGQRCRVDHPCATYGQDYYWCYTEDKSQAYCSPPLWGSRGRDGKYCRRNHACAKYNKRYQWCYTDHDNSWNYCCTSDTYFSTISEKTCKPDSPCGYHYKNYLWCETTDGSWDYCCKEFLKQ, encoded by the exons atggTGCATAGAGCCACAG TTCTGGTGTTACTGGTTCTTGTGCGCACTTCAGCAGTCTTGGGCCAACCCCAAATCCTCTTATTGGTTGAGACGCGGAGTGATGCCATTCGCAAGCCA GTTGTTTCTGAAGACAGTGAAACTGATCACATGATGCCCCAGAATGAATATGAAGAAgatttaaataagttaaaaaataGTCAAGCCGTCTTTAATGACTATGAAAACACAGGATATGATCGTGGGCATCTGTACCCCAACAGTTACAGATGCAGACCCGAACGTAGTGTGACCTATACACTGACCAATGTTGCACCTATGGATGCTTGCTTCAACCGCATTCAGTGGAAGATCTGGGAGGGTTATTTGAAAAGCTTTTTagatgcattttttaatgatattgaTGATGCTGAAGTATACATTATCACAGGTACTGTGCCTGGTAATGACAAAATACCACAAAGTGAAAAAAGGGTCACAGTTCCATCTCATATCTGGACAGCTGTCTGTTATAACCACAAAGATAACGTAACAAAGTTTTTTCCCTTTGGCTTTCTAGGAATTAACAAGCCTGAATTTAACATAAAGTTAATGAGTGTTTCAGAAATGAATAAGAAGCTTGATGAACTATATGAACAATCAACTCCAtcagttcagatttttcatgaTAATTGTTTTAGTGACAAGCCAGCATCCGACAATGCTATTCAAGAATTCCTTAAAAGAATTAAATTACCAGAGGACCAAAGACTTCAAATGTCTGAAGATGCTCAGAACAACTTGTTTGCACTCCAAAACATCATCAGTAGTGACAATAACAGTCCTTCGACATCAATGCCTCAAATTACTCAACTGACAGCAACACTTACCTATGAGAGCTTGAGCTCTTATTTCAAATCAACTGAAAGGAACAAAAGAAAGATTAAGACTGCTTGTGTTATATCTGATGACAAAAAAAGTCGCAGGTCTGATAAATGTCATGATCTCTGGAAAAGGCAGGTGTCTGAGGGGTCGGAATCTGTTGAATGTCAGCTGGTCCCGGAGAAATCTTTTGATAAGAAGACCGCAGCTGACGGCTCACCATGCATCAGCTATACAGATAATAGTTACAGATGTACATGCTCCACAGAAGGAGGACAAAACAAGCCTTGCTGCTCTACACCCTGCCTGTATCAGGATAGTCTTAATGACTACCTGTGTTACTCAGGTGGGACACAGATACAGTGTTCACCTCAGTACTCTCTAATCGCCACtgcaggacagagatgtcgagTTGATCATCCCTGTGCCACATATGGACAAGACTACTACTGGTGTTACACAGAAGACAAGTCCCAGGCATACTGCAGCCCTCCGCTCTGGGGAAGTAGGGGTAGAGATGGAAAGTATTGCCGCAGGAACCACGCCTGTGCAAAGTACAATAAACGCTACCAATGGTGCTACACAGATCATGATAACAGCTGGAACTATTGTTGTACTTCTGACACCTACTTCTCCACTATCAGTGAAAAAACCTGCAAGCCTGATTCCCCATGTGGTTACCATTACAAAAATTACCTGTGGTGCGAAACCACTGATGGCAGTTGGGATTATTGTTGCAAagagtttttaaaacaatga